A genomic region of Pseudomonas sp. KU43P contains the following coding sequences:
- a CDS encoding vWA domain-containing protein, which yields MFELAWPWIFLLLPLPWLARLLLPAADSGEPVLKVGFLDELESLAGRRARLNLPTWRQQAPYVVIWLLLLLAAARPQWLGDPVPVAASGRDLLVAVDVSGSMDFPDMQWKGEDISRLDLVKMLLGDFLQDREGDRVGLILFGSQAYLQAPLTFDRRTVRTFLDEAQIGIAGKNTAIGDAIGLAVKRLRQRPAQSRVLVLITDGANNGGQIHPLTAARLAAQEGVRIYTIGIGANPEASGTPGLLGLNPSLDLDEASLKEIADITHGAYFRAHDGAELDAIGDTLDQLEPVAQQPTQARTAKALYAWPLALALLLSVLLVVAVQWPDNLLQRTLRRPRFLQPHPEWRERLKRLRLRKRR from the coding sequence ATGTTTGAACTGGCCTGGCCGTGGATCTTCCTGCTGCTGCCGCTGCCCTGGCTGGCACGCCTGCTGCTGCCGGCCGCCGACAGCGGCGAGCCCGTGCTCAAAGTCGGTTTTCTCGACGAGCTGGAAAGCCTGGCCGGGCGTCGGGCGCGCCTGAACCTGCCGACCTGGCGGCAGCAGGCACCCTACGTGGTGATCTGGCTGTTGCTGCTACTGGCCGCTGCCCGCCCGCAGTGGCTGGGCGACCCGGTACCAGTGGCCGCCAGCGGCCGCGACCTGCTGGTGGCGGTGGACGTGTCCGGCTCCATGGACTTCCCCGACATGCAGTGGAAGGGCGAAGACATCAGCCGCCTGGACCTGGTCAAGATGCTGCTCGGCGACTTCCTCCAGGACCGTGAAGGCGACCGGGTCGGCCTGATCCTGTTCGGCAGCCAGGCCTACCTGCAGGCCCCACTGACCTTCGACCGACGCACCGTGCGCACCTTCCTCGACGAAGCGCAGATCGGCATCGCCGGCAAGAACACCGCCATCGGCGATGCCATCGGCCTGGCAGTCAAGCGCCTGCGCCAACGCCCGGCGCAGAGCCGGGTTCTGGTATTGATTACCGACGGCGCCAACAACGGTGGGCAGATTCACCCGCTGACCGCCGCCCGGCTGGCGGCCCAGGAAGGCGTGCGCATCTACACCATCGGCATCGGTGCCAACCCCGAGGCCAGCGGCACACCAGGCCTGCTCGGCCTCAACCCGAGCCTGGACCTGGACGAAGCCTCGCTCAAGGAAATCGCCGACATCACCCACGGCGCCTACTTCCGCGCCCACGATGGCGCCGAACTGGACGCCATCGGCGACACCCTTGACCAACTCGAACCGGTCGCCCAGCAGCCCACCCAGGCACGTACTGCCAAAGCCCTGTATGCCTGGCCATTGGCCCTGGCACTGCTGCTCAGCGTGCTGCTGGTGGTGGCCGTGCAATGGCCGGACAACCTGCTGCAACGTACGCTGCGCCGCCCGCGCTTTCTGCAACCCCACCCAGAGTGGCGTGAGCGCCTCAAACGGCTGCGCCTGAGGAAGCGGCGATGA
- a CDS encoding tetratricopeptide repeat protein gives MIDLWPQWLRPLWLLVVPLLAWLLFKLWHRRKRAGRWQMILPPAFHPVLLGGGSGSNSKLPWVALGLAWLLVVLALLGPSWQRLEETRQRPADPLVILLELTPQMLAEDIAPNRLEQARRKILDLLEHRNDSQTALIVYAGSAHTLVPLSDDLGTTRNLLEAIDPSIMPQPGQRADLAVQKGLALLAQSGLGQGRLLLIGSGLSAPERQGIVQALGRQGPSLLMLGIGSAEGAPVRQANGEFLKDEQGGILVPRLDSPGLKAFISGTGGRYRHARIDDLDLRGLGLFDNPRSLRNDGHNVQLDSWADQGYWLLIPLLLLAACAGRRGWLFCLPLLLALPQPSQAFELDDLWLRPDQQGQRLLEHNRPVEAARHFQDPQWLGMALYQAGDYAGAAKAFAQGNSAAAHYNRGNALAREGELEAALDAYEQALERQPDLQPALANQALVQQLLQQRQAQAEEQPANSDAQGTPGSETEGNSSSASSPTQGTPGQEQPASADQPGEGNSDSQATPGNQAGDDDSVTQPPQRPVSTSLDAEQRQALEQWLREIPDNPAELLRRKFWYEQQLHQETPR, from the coding sequence ATGATCGATCTCTGGCCGCAATGGCTGCGCCCACTCTGGCTGCTTGTCGTGCCGCTGCTCGCCTGGCTGCTGTTCAAGCTATGGCACCGGCGCAAACGGGCCGGGCGCTGGCAAATGATCTTGCCGCCGGCTTTCCACCCGGTGCTGCTCGGTGGCGGCAGCGGCAGCAACAGCAAGCTGCCCTGGGTGGCCCTGGGCCTGGCCTGGCTGCTGGTGGTACTGGCCCTGCTCGGGCCGAGCTGGCAACGCCTGGAAGAAACCCGCCAGCGCCCGGCCGACCCGCTGGTGATCCTGCTTGAACTGACCCCACAGATGCTCGCCGAAGACATTGCCCCCAACCGCCTGGAACAGGCCCGGCGCAAGATCCTCGACTTGCTCGAACACCGCAACGACAGCCAGACCGCCCTGATTGTCTACGCCGGCAGTGCACATACCCTGGTGCCACTGTCCGACGACCTGGGCACCACACGCAACCTGCTCGAAGCGATCGACCCGTCGATCATGCCGCAACCTGGCCAACGCGCCGACCTGGCCGTACAAAAGGGCCTGGCCCTGCTGGCCCAGAGCGGCCTCGGCCAGGGCCGTCTGCTGCTGATCGGCTCGGGGCTGAGCGCGCCGGAGCGTCAGGGCATCGTCCAGGCCCTGGGCCGGCAGGGGCCAAGCCTGCTGATGCTGGGCATCGGCAGCGCCGAAGGCGCACCGGTGCGCCAGGCCAATGGCGAATTCCTCAAGGATGAGCAAGGTGGCATCCTCGTGCCACGCCTGGACAGCCCAGGCCTCAAGGCGTTCATCAGCGGCACCGGTGGCCGCTACCGCCATGCCCGTATCGACGACCTCGACCTGCGCGGCCTGGGCCTGTTCGACAACCCGCGCAGCCTGCGTAACGACGGCCACAACGTGCAACTCGACAGCTGGGCCGACCAGGGTTACTGGCTGCTGATCCCCCTGCTGCTGCTGGCCGCCTGCGCCGGCCGCCGTGGCTGGCTGTTCTGCCTGCCGCTGCTGCTGGCCTTGCCGCAACCGAGCCAGGCATTCGAGCTCGACGACCTGTGGCTACGCCCCGACCAGCAAGGCCAGCGCCTGCTGGAGCACAATCGCCCTGTCGAAGCCGCTCGACACTTCCAGGACCCGCAATGGCTCGGTATGGCCCTGTACCAGGCCGGTGACTATGCCGGGGCTGCCAAGGCGTTCGCCCAAGGCAACAGTGCCGCGGCACACTACAATCGAGGCAATGCCCTGGCCCGTGAGGGTGAGCTGGAAGCTGCCCTGGATGCCTACGAACAGGCCCTGGAGCGCCAGCCCGACCTGCAACCGGCCTTGGCCAACCAGGCGCTGGTCCAGCAGCTTCTGCAGCAGCGCCAGGCGCAGGCCGAGGAACAACCGGCCAACAGCGATGCCCAAGGCACGCCCGGCAGCGAAACCGAGGGCAACAGCAGCTCGGCCAGCAGCCCGACCCAAGGCACGCCCGGTCAAGAACAACCCGCCAGCGCCGATCAGCCCGGCGAAGGCAACAGCGACAGCCAGGCAACACCCGGCAACCAGGCAGGCGATGACGACAGCGTGACCCAACCGCCCCAGCGGCCGGTCTCGACCAGCCTCGACGCCGAGCAGCGCCAGGCCCTGGAACAATGGCTGCGGGAGATCCCGGACAACCCGGCCGAGCTGCTGCGGCGCAAATTCTGGTATGAACAGCAATTGCATCAGGAAACCCCACGATGA
- a CDS encoding DUF4381 domain-containing protein yields the protein MNPLDQLQPLIAPPAIGLWPPAPGWWLLLAVLPLLAWGLWRLRRWRPGKRPVVRAELPLDPVRVEALAELARLPRPYDGAPAGAWLQQINALLKRLCRNHYPGANSHTLNGRQWLAFLDNRCPAAGLTRWMVLVEGAYKPECKLDDKAIAGLSQAVETWIRKHV from the coding sequence ATGAACCCCCTGGATCAGTTGCAACCGTTGATCGCACCGCCTGCAATCGGCCTGTGGCCACCGGCGCCCGGCTGGTGGCTGCTGCTCGCGGTGCTGCCACTGTTAGCCTGGGGCCTGTGGCGGCTGCGCCGCTGGCGACCGGGCAAGCGCCCCGTGGTGCGCGCCGAACTGCCGCTCGACCCAGTGCGGGTGGAAGCCCTCGCCGAACTGGCCCGCCTGCCCCGCCCCTACGACGGCGCCCCGGCGGGTGCCTGGCTGCAGCAAATCAATGCACTGCTCAAGCGCTTGTGCCGCAACCACTACCCCGGCGCCAACAGCCATACCCTCAACGGCCGCCAGTGGCTGGCATTTCTCGACAACCGCTGCCCAGCCGCCGGCCTGACGCGCTGGATGGTGCTGGTCGAAGGCGCCTACAAACCCGAGTGCAAGCTCGACGACAAGGCCATTGCTGGGCTCAGCCAGGCCGTCGAAACCTGGATCCGCAAACATGTTTGA